From one Pieris brassicae chromosome 5, ilPieBrab1.1, whole genome shotgun sequence genomic stretch:
- the LOC123709239 gene encoding caskin-1-like isoform X7 encodes MAPSPEYDKEPKAPDKAVVNISSDDSKILYNHTKEHSSASELRSSTAPSNTDVENKLVESLDDGQLRALLDEAITYKCPKDREGKSSLFKELLEEVEQDEEACEAAARAGRAGRRDHHSSLQDLVAAMAAEPAPRRRHHHSHNVSARTHHGGSLPSGVDRSFLFSEEPTRGAYVATVRCVNPPPLAERRVSASDANAPGDIELVTRRSKPTFPMTYTARATLEIGSGSVGTGRAVTTTTASNQIDSAIPFSCITTPEVVASCNTTSTTQSTVAVDPKLSRNVLPTSSLGGLLLASESCPSVDENKKSLDENGNAVHGFSSPASGSSQQKKPRRKKSSKNETVIKSHQIDGYQGNKDLNEVLRFIESNADGARGSKARAKHKDDSDDKGKKRCADRRKDKESKVKRASSLEERSRTKLEDLTDKPSAHRRPAAPPAKPERRSWGDDARAALLLPDDAELTDFQTVTKRRKPRRRPDEAEPARPPPSPEPRASPSERSNDSNDDFDSAHSPPPAPVPAPPPPPPPPALPPPHPPASYADIARTRNNIPDLIESCNFYAEGDEPKERPPSDRKAAAPAGEPMEGYPALAARRPRDKAGGGATRPQRKERGEARVAEPAPDVVADRRPPVILLAAAATGRDMDGITFGFDVNEQLLSGGRRARCDLLEGVPVRAGCAALRYVPPALLPHATHTHQIIDYVGTAWEDIIRCSNGKVRYFSD; translated from the exons ATGGCTCCTTCACCGGAGTATGATAAGGAACCGAAAGCCCCTGATAAAGCTGTCGTTAACATTTCCAGTGATGATTCAAAAATTCTGTACAACCACACTAAAGAACATTCAAGTGCTTCTGAACTTCGGTCTTCTACAGCGCCTTCTAATACTGATGTAGAg AATAAACTCGTGGAGAGCCTAGACGACGGACAGTTGCGAGCACTTCTGGATGAAGCGATCACCTACAAGTGTCCCAAAGACCGAGAAGGAAAGAGCAGTCTCTTTAAG GAGTTGCTGGAGGAAGTGGAACAAGACGAGGAAGCGTGTGAGGCGGCGGCTCGAGCGGGGCGTGCGGGGAGGCGCGACCATCACTCGAGTCTGCAAGACCTGGTGGCTGCCATGGCAGCGGAACCCGCGCCTAGGCGCAGACATCATCACTCTCACAACGTGTCGGCTAGGACCCACCACGGAGGGAGTTTGCCCTCCGGTGTTGATAGAT CCTTCCTCTTTAGCGAGGAGCCCACCCGTGGTGCGTACGTGGCCACAGTGCGATGTGTCAACCCTCCACCTCTCGCCGAACGCCGCGTGTCCGCCAGTGATGCCAACGCACCCGGTGATATCGAACTCGTTACCAG GCGGAGTAAGCCAACGTTCCCGATGACGTACACGGCGCGCGCTACCTTGGAGATCGGCAGTGGCAGCGTGGGTACGGGCCGCGCGGTCACCACCACCACTGCCTCCAACCAG ATCGATTCCGCTATCCCGTTCAGTTGCATCACAACACCAGAGGTTGTGGCAAGTTGCAACACGACATCAACTACGCAGTCGACGGTCGCCGTCGATCCAAAG TTGTCTCGCAACGTGCTTCCGACGAGCTCCCTCGGCGGCCTGCTCCTCGCCTCCGAATCCTGCCCCTCCGTCGACGAGAATAAG AAGTCTCTAGACGAAAACGGCAACGCGGTCCACGGATTCAGTTCGCCCGCCTCGGGATCCAGTCAACAGAAGAAGCCGAGGCGGAAAAAGTCATCTAAAAACGAGACCGTGATCAAGTCGCACCAGATAGACGGCTACCAGGGCAACAAAGACCTCAACGAGGTGTTGAGATTCATCGAGTCGAACGCGGACGGCGCGCGCGGCTCCAAAGCGCGCGCCAAGCACAAGGACGACTCCGACGACAAAGGCAAGAAAAGGTGCGCCGACCGTCGCAAGGACAAGGAGAGCAAGGTGAAGCGTGCCTCCTCGCTCGAGGAGCGCTCGCGCACCAAGCTCGAGGACCTCACCGACAAGCCCTCCGCGCACCGCCGGCCCGCGGCGCCCCCCGCCAAGCCCGAGCGCCGCTCGTGGGGCGACGACGCTCGGGCCGCTCTGCTGCTGCCCGACGACGCCGAGCTAACCGACTTCCAGACGGTCACCAAGCGCCGCAAGCCGCGACGCCGGCCGGACGAAGCCGAGCCGGCCCGGCCTCCGCCCTCGCCGGAGCCCCGCGCCTCGCCGTCCGAGCGCAGCAACGACTCCAACGACGATTTCGACTCGGCGCACTCGCCGCCGCCCGCCCCCGTACCAGCGCCACCTCCGCCGCCGCCGCCGCCCGCCCTGCCGCCGCCACACCCGCCCGCCTCGTACGCGGACATTGCGCGCACCCGCAACAACATTCCCGATCTCATTGAGTCGTGCAACTTCTACGCCGAGGGCGACGAGCCGAAGGAGCGGCCGCCGTCCGACCGGAAGGCCGCCGCCCCCGCGGGCGAGCCCATGGAGGGCTACCCGGCGCTGGCGGCGCGGCGGCCCCGAGACAAGGCCGGCGGGGGCGCGACGAGGCCCCAGCGCAAGGAGCGGGGCGAAGCGCGAGTGGCGGAGCCGGCGCCGGACGTGGTGGCGGATCGCCGGCCGCCCGTCATCTTGTTGGCGGCGGCGGCCACGGGCCGCGATATGGACGGCATCACGTTCGGCTTTGATGTCAACGAGCAGCTGCTGAGCGGCGGAAGGCGCGCACGTTGCGACCTGCTGGAGGGAGTGCCGGTGCGGGCAGGCTGCGCGGCTTTGCGCTACGTGCCGCCCGCGCTGCTGCCGCACGCCACGCACACGCACCAGATCATCGACTACGTCGGCACGG ctTGGGAGGACATAATCCGTTGCAGTAACGGCAAAGTGCGGTATTTCAGCGATTAA
- the LOC123709239 gene encoding nucleolar protein dao-5-like isoform X6, translated as MAPSPEYDKEPKAPDKAVVNISSDDSKILYNHTKEHSSASELRSSTAPSNTDVENKLVESLDDGQLRALLDEAITYKCPKDREGKSSLFKELLEEVEQDEEACEAAARAGRAGRRDHHSSLQDLVAAMAAEPAPRRRHHHSHNVSARTHHGGSLPSGVDRSFLFSEEPTRGAYVATVRCVNPPPLAERRVSASDANAPGDIELVTRRSKPTFPMTYTARATLEIGSGSVGTGRAVTTTTASNQIDSAIPFSCITTPEVVASCNTTSTTQSTVAVDPKLESCYNAVASLTGAPAPAAAAPPASAPQALQLSRNVLPTSSLGGLLLASESCPSVDENKKSLDENGNAVHGFSSPASGSSQQKKPRRKKSSKNETVIKSHQIDGYQGNKDLNEVLRFIESNADGARGSKARAKHKDDSDDKGKKRCADRRKDKESKVKRASSLEERSRTKLEDLTDKPSAHRRPAAPPAKPERRSWGDDARAALLLPDDAELTDFQTVTKRRKPRRRPDEAEPARPPPSPEPRASPSERSNDSNDDFDSAHSPPPAPVPAPPPPPPPPALPPPHPPASYADIARTRNNIPDLIESCNFYAEGDEPKERPPSDRKAAAPAGEPMEGYPALAARRPRDKAGGGATRPQRKERGEARVAEPAPDVVADRRPPVILLAAAATGRDMDGITFGFDVNEQLLSGGRRARCDLLEGVPVRAGCAALRYVPPALLPHATHTHQIIDYVGTAWEDIIRCSNGKVRYFSD; from the exons ATGGCTCCTTCACCGGAGTATGATAAGGAACCGAAAGCCCCTGATAAAGCTGTCGTTAACATTTCCAGTGATGATTCAAAAATTCTGTACAACCACACTAAAGAACATTCAAGTGCTTCTGAACTTCGGTCTTCTACAGCGCCTTCTAATACTGATGTAGAg AATAAACTCGTGGAGAGCCTAGACGACGGACAGTTGCGAGCACTTCTGGATGAAGCGATCACCTACAAGTGTCCCAAAGACCGAGAAGGAAAGAGCAGTCTCTTTAAG GAGTTGCTGGAGGAAGTGGAACAAGACGAGGAAGCGTGTGAGGCGGCGGCTCGAGCGGGGCGTGCGGGGAGGCGCGACCATCACTCGAGTCTGCAAGACCTGGTGGCTGCCATGGCAGCGGAACCCGCGCCTAGGCGCAGACATCATCACTCTCACAACGTGTCGGCTAGGACCCACCACGGAGGGAGTTTGCCCTCCGGTGTTGATAGAT CCTTCCTCTTTAGCGAGGAGCCCACCCGTGGTGCGTACGTGGCCACAGTGCGATGTGTCAACCCTCCACCTCTCGCCGAACGCCGCGTGTCCGCCAGTGATGCCAACGCACCCGGTGATATCGAACTCGTTACCAG GCGGAGTAAGCCAACGTTCCCGATGACGTACACGGCGCGCGCTACCTTGGAGATCGGCAGTGGCAGCGTGGGTACGGGCCGCGCGGTCACCACCACCACTGCCTCCAACCAG ATCGATTCCGCTATCCCGTTCAGTTGCATCACAACACCAGAGGTTGTGGCAAGTTGCAACACGACATCAACTACGCAGTCGACGGTCGCCGTCGATCCAAAG TTGGAGTCGTGCTACAACGCCGTGGCCAGCCTCACGGGCGCCCCGGCCCCCGCCGCCGCCGCGCCCCCCGCCTCCGCGCCCCAAGCCCTGCAG TTGTCTCGCAACGTGCTTCCGACGAGCTCCCTCGGCGGCCTGCTCCTCGCCTCCGAATCCTGCCCCTCCGTCGACGAGAATAAG AAGTCTCTAGACGAAAACGGCAACGCGGTCCACGGATTCAGTTCGCCCGCCTCGGGATCCAGTCAACAGAAGAAGCCGAGGCGGAAAAAGTCATCTAAAAACGAGACCGTGATCAAGTCGCACCAGATAGACGGCTACCAGGGCAACAAAGACCTCAACGAGGTGTTGAGATTCATCGAGTCGAACGCGGACGGCGCGCGCGGCTCCAAAGCGCGCGCCAAGCACAAGGACGACTCCGACGACAAAGGCAAGAAAAGGTGCGCCGACCGTCGCAAGGACAAGGAGAGCAAGGTGAAGCGTGCCTCCTCGCTCGAGGAGCGCTCGCGCACCAAGCTCGAGGACCTCACCGACAAGCCCTCCGCGCACCGCCGGCCCGCGGCGCCCCCCGCCAAGCCCGAGCGCCGCTCGTGGGGCGACGACGCTCGGGCCGCTCTGCTGCTGCCCGACGACGCCGAGCTAACCGACTTCCAGACGGTCACCAAGCGCCGCAAGCCGCGACGCCGGCCGGACGAAGCCGAGCCGGCCCGGCCTCCGCCCTCGCCGGAGCCCCGCGCCTCGCCGTCCGAGCGCAGCAACGACTCCAACGACGATTTCGACTCGGCGCACTCGCCGCCGCCCGCCCCCGTACCAGCGCCACCTCCGCCGCCGCCGCCGCCCGCCCTGCCGCCGCCACACCCGCCCGCCTCGTACGCGGACATTGCGCGCACCCGCAACAACATTCCCGATCTCATTGAGTCGTGCAACTTCTACGCCGAGGGCGACGAGCCGAAGGAGCGGCCGCCGTCCGACCGGAAGGCCGCCGCCCCCGCGGGCGAGCCCATGGAGGGCTACCCGGCGCTGGCGGCGCGGCGGCCCCGAGACAAGGCCGGCGGGGGCGCGACGAGGCCCCAGCGCAAGGAGCGGGGCGAAGCGCGAGTGGCGGAGCCGGCGCCGGACGTGGTGGCGGATCGCCGGCCGCCCGTCATCTTGTTGGCGGCGGCGGCCACGGGCCGCGATATGGACGGCATCACGTTCGGCTTTGATGTCAACGAGCAGCTGCTGAGCGGCGGAAGGCGCGCACGTTGCGACCTGCTGGAGGGAGTGCCGGTGCGGGCAGGCTGCGCGGCTTTGCGCTACGTGCCGCCCGCGCTGCTGCCGCACGCCACGCACACGCACCAGATCATCGACTACGTCGGCACGG ctTGGGAGGACATAATCCGTTGCAGTAACGGCAAAGTGCGGTATTTCAGCGATTAA
- the LOC123709239 gene encoding uncharacterized protein LOC123709239 isoform X4: protein MAPSPEYDKEPKAPDKAVVNISSDDSKILYNHTKEHSSASELRSSTAPSNTDVENKLVESLDDGQLRALLDEAITYKCPKDREGKSSLFKELLEEVEQDEEACEAAARAGRAGRRDHHSSLQDLVAAMAAEPAPRRRHHHSHNVSARTHHGGSLPSGVDRSFLFSEEPTRGAYVATVRCVNPPPLAERRVSASDANAPGDIELVTRRSKPTFPMTYTARATLEIGSGSVGTGRAVTTTTASNQVRTTTPRSNRGLPTAGPPRRLLDTPALYDPYAGQNKLMKALCVREESACDSGGNVRKEAPGGKEPRGSNAKETDAVDVEWNRRVDMWYESLNRYTRTPTLDYLGVQLDENLSKDWSAKLKAVDSDNKNIINVNENNTCNVDKSKDTPRNKLDSKDRVLHLSDCEECDISLRRLQKVGSGLVTPNLAKLINPRNIRNMTIQKADSSEDLNEDNIVLKSSSTKKSKRRSKVKDKKNKSNELPIFQSTKDCLEPIKKTNHTITSNISPCIPSQKKKGNSEKGKDQEKEIENKVLDESSSCTLNYNDLKELEFVKINDTETNLESGKIKRIACERSFRKECSEKVHQLVANKYEKESNNNLASYENNFKPIPKENTHSASQEHQDFENKFIDSKISCNSRSKSNSDEVITSISEEKLVDSTENILGHDIINQLRKKYGISETKTVPDAANKHDKINSKNDDNKPFDFADSCIFLSIRESLLKSRYFINHPANKINEADNNAKETSAEKKSKKKSKQKEKVNPGLDKSNASKKNALKYLLYSDCTANKAKEKSAIANKIDSAIPFSCITTPEVVASCNTTSTTQSTVAVDPKLSRNVLPTSSLGGLLLASESCPSVDENKKSLDENGNAVHGFSSPASGSSQQKKPRRKKSSKNETVIKSHQIDGYQGNKDLNEVLRFIESNADGARGSKARAKHKDDSDDKGKKRCADRRKDKESKVKRASSLEERSRTKLEDLTDKPSAHRRPAAPPAKPERRSWGDDARAALLLPDDAELTDFQTVTKRRKPRRRPDEAEPARPPPSPEPRASPSERSNDSNDDFDSAHSPPPAPVPAPPPPPPPPALPPPHPPASYADIARTRNNIPDLIESCNFYAEGDEPKERPPSDRKAAAPAGEPMEGYPALAARRPRDKAGGGATRPQRKERGEARVAEPAPDVVADRRPPVILLAAAATGRDMDGITFGFDVNEQLLSGGRRARCDLLEGVPVRAGCAALRYVPPALLPHATHTHQIIDYVGTAWEDIIRCSNGKVRYFSD, encoded by the exons ATGGCTCCTTCACCGGAGTATGATAAGGAACCGAAAGCCCCTGATAAAGCTGTCGTTAACATTTCCAGTGATGATTCAAAAATTCTGTACAACCACACTAAAGAACATTCAAGTGCTTCTGAACTTCGGTCTTCTACAGCGCCTTCTAATACTGATGTAGAg AATAAACTCGTGGAGAGCCTAGACGACGGACAGTTGCGAGCACTTCTGGATGAAGCGATCACCTACAAGTGTCCCAAAGACCGAGAAGGAAAGAGCAGTCTCTTTAAG GAGTTGCTGGAGGAAGTGGAACAAGACGAGGAAGCGTGTGAGGCGGCGGCTCGAGCGGGGCGTGCGGGGAGGCGCGACCATCACTCGAGTCTGCAAGACCTGGTGGCTGCCATGGCAGCGGAACCCGCGCCTAGGCGCAGACATCATCACTCTCACAACGTGTCGGCTAGGACCCACCACGGAGGGAGTTTGCCCTCCGGTGTTGATAGAT CCTTCCTCTTTAGCGAGGAGCCCACCCGTGGTGCGTACGTGGCCACAGTGCGATGTGTCAACCCTCCACCTCTCGCCGAACGCCGCGTGTCCGCCAGTGATGCCAACGCACCCGGTGATATCGAACTCGTTACCAG GCGGAGTAAGCCAACGTTCCCGATGACGTACACGGCGCGCGCTACCTTGGAGATCGGCAGTGGCAGCGTGGGTACGGGCCGCGCGGTCACCACCACCACTGCCTCCAACCAGGTGCGTACCACCACTCCCCGCAGTAACCGCGGACTTCCTACAGCTGGCCCGCCGCGAAGGCTTCTCGACACTCCGGCCCTCTACGACCCCTATGCAGGCCAAAATAAACTCATGAAGGCTCTCTGCGTCCGCGAGGAATCCGCCTGCGACAGTGGTGGTAACGTACGGAAAGAGGCACCCGGTGGAAAGGAACCGCGCGGCTCCAACGCTAAAGAGACGGATGCCGTCGACGTGGAGTGGAATCGCAGAGTGGATATGTGGTACGAGAGCTTGAATCGCTACACTAGAACTCCAACACTCGATTACCTCGGCGTTCAGCTGGATGAAAATTTGTCAAAGGATTGGAGCGCTAAATTAAAGGCTGTTGATagtgataacaaaaatataattaacgttaacgaaaataatacttgtaaTGTTGATAAAAGTAAGGACACACCAAGGAACAAGCTTGATAGTAAAGACAGGGTTTTACATTTAAGTGATTGCGAAGAATGTGATATTAGCCTAAGAAGACTTCAAAAGGTGGGTAGTGGTTTAGTTACACCAAATTTAGCAAAGTTAATAAATCCAagaaatattagaaatatgACAATCCAGAAAGCCGATTCTTCTGAAGATCTGAATGAagataatatagttttaaaaagttcttCTACAAAAAAATCGAAAAGGAGATCTAAagttaaagataaaaaaaataaaagtaatgaatTACCAATTTTTCAAAGCACAAAAGATTGTTTAGAGCCAATCAAAAAAACCAATCATACTATAACAAGCAACATTTCTCCATGTATACCTTCACAAAAGAAAAAAGGTAACTCAGAAAAGGGAAAAGATCAAGAGaaagaaatagaaaataaagtattagaCGAAAGTAGTTCCTGTACTTtgaattataatgatttaaaagaattaGAATTTGTGAAGATAAATGATACAGAAACAAATTTGGAGAGTGGCAAAATTAAACGTATTGCCTGCGAAAGGTCTTTCCGAAAAGAGTGTTCGGAAAAAGTGCATCAATTGGTggcaaataaatatgaaaaagaaaGTAACAACAATCTGGCGTCttacgaaaataattttaagccaATTCCCAAAGAAAATACACATAGTGCATCTCAGGAACACCAGGATTTCGAAAACAAATTCATTGATTCTAAAATATCATGCAACAGTCGTAGTAAATCGAATTCTGATGAAGTTATAACTTCCATAAGCGAAGAAAAATTGGTTGACAGCACAGAAAACATATTAGGACAcgatataataaatcaattaaggaaaaaatatgGAATATCAGAAACAAAAACTGTGCCCGACGCAGCAAATAAACATGACAAAATAAACTCGAAAAATGATGACAACAAACCGTTTGATTTCGCTGATTCCTGTATCTTTCTAAGCATCCGTGAGAGCCTACTGAAATCGAGATACTTTATAAATCATCcagctaataaaataaatgaagccGACAATAATGCCAAAGAAACCTCTGccgaaaaaaaatctaaaaagaaAAGTAAACAGAAGGAAAAAGTAAACCCGGGGCTCGATAAGAGCAATGCCTCTAAAAAGAATGctttaaaatatcttctttATAGCGATTGCACAGCTAATAAGGCCAAAGAAAAATCTGCAATCGCTAATAAG ATCGATTCCGCTATCCCGTTCAGTTGCATCACAACACCAGAGGTTGTGGCAAGTTGCAACACGACATCAACTACGCAGTCGACGGTCGCCGTCGATCCAAAG TTGTCTCGCAACGTGCTTCCGACGAGCTCCCTCGGCGGCCTGCTCCTCGCCTCCGAATCCTGCCCCTCCGTCGACGAGAATAAG AAGTCTCTAGACGAAAACGGCAACGCGGTCCACGGATTCAGTTCGCCCGCCTCGGGATCCAGTCAACAGAAGAAGCCGAGGCGGAAAAAGTCATCTAAAAACGAGACCGTGATCAAGTCGCACCAGATAGACGGCTACCAGGGCAACAAAGACCTCAACGAGGTGTTGAGATTCATCGAGTCGAACGCGGACGGCGCGCGCGGCTCCAAAGCGCGCGCCAAGCACAAGGACGACTCCGACGACAAAGGCAAGAAAAGGTGCGCCGACCGTCGCAAGGACAAGGAGAGCAAGGTGAAGCGTGCCTCCTCGCTCGAGGAGCGCTCGCGCACCAAGCTCGAGGACCTCACCGACAAGCCCTCCGCGCACCGCCGGCCCGCGGCGCCCCCCGCCAAGCCCGAGCGCCGCTCGTGGGGCGACGACGCTCGGGCCGCTCTGCTGCTGCCCGACGACGCCGAGCTAACCGACTTCCAGACGGTCACCAAGCGCCGCAAGCCGCGACGCCGGCCGGACGAAGCCGAGCCGGCCCGGCCTCCGCCCTCGCCGGAGCCCCGCGCCTCGCCGTCCGAGCGCAGCAACGACTCCAACGACGATTTCGACTCGGCGCACTCGCCGCCGCCCGCCCCCGTACCAGCGCCACCTCCGCCGCCGCCGCCGCCCGCCCTGCCGCCGCCACACCCGCCCGCCTCGTACGCGGACATTGCGCGCACCCGCAACAACATTCCCGATCTCATTGAGTCGTGCAACTTCTACGCCGAGGGCGACGAGCCGAAGGAGCGGCCGCCGTCCGACCGGAAGGCCGCCGCCCCCGCGGGCGAGCCCATGGAGGGCTACCCGGCGCTGGCGGCGCGGCGGCCCCGAGACAAGGCCGGCGGGGGCGCGACGAGGCCCCAGCGCAAGGAGCGGGGCGAAGCGCGAGTGGCGGAGCCGGCGCCGGACGTGGTGGCGGATCGCCGGCCGCCCGTCATCTTGTTGGCGGCGGCGGCCACGGGCCGCGATATGGACGGCATCACGTTCGGCTTTGATGTCAACGAGCAGCTGCTGAGCGGCGGAAGGCGCGCACGTTGCGACCTGCTGGAGGGAGTGCCGGTGCGGGCAGGCTGCGCGGCTTTGCGCTACGTGCCGCCCGCGCTGCTGCCGCACGCCACGCACACGCACCAGATCATCGACTACGTCGGCACGG ctTGGGAGGACATAATCCGTTGCAGTAACGGCAAAGTGCGGTATTTCAGCGATTAA
- the LOC123709239 gene encoding nucleolar protein dao-5-like isoform X5, with protein sequence MAPSPEYDKEPKAPDKAVVNISSDDSKILYNHTKEHSSASELRSSTAPSNTDVENKLVESLDDGQLRALLDEAITYKCPKDREGKSSLFKELLEEVEQDEEACEAAARAGRAGRRDHHSSLQDLVAAMAAEPAPRRRHHHSHNVSARTHHGGSLPSGVDRSFLFSEEPTRGAYVATVRCVNPPPLAERRVSASDANAPGDIELVTRRSKPTFPMTYTARATLEIGSGSVGTGRAVTTTTASNQIDSAIPFSCITTPEVVASCNTTSTTQSTVAVDPKPLQLESCYNAVASLTGAPAPAAAAPPASAPQALQLSRNVLPTSSLGGLLLASESCPSVDENKKSLDENGNAVHGFSSPASGSSQQKKPRRKKSSKNETVIKSHQIDGYQGNKDLNEVLRFIESNADGARGSKARAKHKDDSDDKGKKRCADRRKDKESKVKRASSLEERSRTKLEDLTDKPSAHRRPAAPPAKPERRSWGDDARAALLLPDDAELTDFQTVTKRRKPRRRPDEAEPARPPPSPEPRASPSERSNDSNDDFDSAHSPPPAPVPAPPPPPPPPALPPPHPPASYADIARTRNNIPDLIESCNFYAEGDEPKERPPSDRKAAAPAGEPMEGYPALAARRPRDKAGGGATRPQRKERGEARVAEPAPDVVADRRPPVILLAAAATGRDMDGITFGFDVNEQLLSGGRRARCDLLEGVPVRAGCAALRYVPPALLPHATHTHQIIDYVGTAWEDIIRCSNGKVRYFSD encoded by the exons ATGGCTCCTTCACCGGAGTATGATAAGGAACCGAAAGCCCCTGATAAAGCTGTCGTTAACATTTCCAGTGATGATTCAAAAATTCTGTACAACCACACTAAAGAACATTCAAGTGCTTCTGAACTTCGGTCTTCTACAGCGCCTTCTAATACTGATGTAGAg AATAAACTCGTGGAGAGCCTAGACGACGGACAGTTGCGAGCACTTCTGGATGAAGCGATCACCTACAAGTGTCCCAAAGACCGAGAAGGAAAGAGCAGTCTCTTTAAG GAGTTGCTGGAGGAAGTGGAACAAGACGAGGAAGCGTGTGAGGCGGCGGCTCGAGCGGGGCGTGCGGGGAGGCGCGACCATCACTCGAGTCTGCAAGACCTGGTGGCTGCCATGGCAGCGGAACCCGCGCCTAGGCGCAGACATCATCACTCTCACAACGTGTCGGCTAGGACCCACCACGGAGGGAGTTTGCCCTCCGGTGTTGATAGAT CCTTCCTCTTTAGCGAGGAGCCCACCCGTGGTGCGTACGTGGCCACAGTGCGATGTGTCAACCCTCCACCTCTCGCCGAACGCCGCGTGTCCGCCAGTGATGCCAACGCACCCGGTGATATCGAACTCGTTACCAG GCGGAGTAAGCCAACGTTCCCGATGACGTACACGGCGCGCGCTACCTTGGAGATCGGCAGTGGCAGCGTGGGTACGGGCCGCGCGGTCACCACCACCACTGCCTCCAACCAG ATCGATTCCGCTATCCCGTTCAGTTGCATCACAACACCAGAGGTTGTGGCAAGTTGCAACACGACATCAACTACGCAGTCGACGGTCGCCGTCGATCCAAAG CCGCTGCAGTTGGAGTCGTGCTACAACGCCGTGGCCAGCCTCACGGGCGCCCCGGCCCCCGCCGCCGCCGCGCCCCCCGCCTCCGCGCCCCAAGCCCTGCAG TTGTCTCGCAACGTGCTTCCGACGAGCTCCCTCGGCGGCCTGCTCCTCGCCTCCGAATCCTGCCCCTCCGTCGACGAGAATAAG AAGTCTCTAGACGAAAACGGCAACGCGGTCCACGGATTCAGTTCGCCCGCCTCGGGATCCAGTCAACAGAAGAAGCCGAGGCGGAAAAAGTCATCTAAAAACGAGACCGTGATCAAGTCGCACCAGATAGACGGCTACCAGGGCAACAAAGACCTCAACGAGGTGTTGAGATTCATCGAGTCGAACGCGGACGGCGCGCGCGGCTCCAAAGCGCGCGCCAAGCACAAGGACGACTCCGACGACAAAGGCAAGAAAAGGTGCGCCGACCGTCGCAAGGACAAGGAGAGCAAGGTGAAGCGTGCCTCCTCGCTCGAGGAGCGCTCGCGCACCAAGCTCGAGGACCTCACCGACAAGCCCTCCGCGCACCGCCGGCCCGCGGCGCCCCCCGCCAAGCCCGAGCGCCGCTCGTGGGGCGACGACGCTCGGGCCGCTCTGCTGCTGCCCGACGACGCCGAGCTAACCGACTTCCAGACGGTCACCAAGCGCCGCAAGCCGCGACGCCGGCCGGACGAAGCCGAGCCGGCCCGGCCTCCGCCCTCGCCGGAGCCCCGCGCCTCGCCGTCCGAGCGCAGCAACGACTCCAACGACGATTTCGACTCGGCGCACTCGCCGCCGCCCGCCCCCGTACCAGCGCCACCTCCGCCGCCGCCGCCGCCCGCCCTGCCGCCGCCACACCCGCCCGCCTCGTACGCGGACATTGCGCGCACCCGCAACAACATTCCCGATCTCATTGAGTCGTGCAACTTCTACGCCGAGGGCGACGAGCCGAAGGAGCGGCCGCCGTCCGACCGGAAGGCCGCCGCCCCCGCGGGCGAGCCCATGGAGGGCTACCCGGCGCTGGCGGCGCGGCGGCCCCGAGACAAGGCCGGCGGGGGCGCGACGAGGCCCCAGCGCAAGGAGCGGGGCGAAGCGCGAGTGGCGGAGCCGGCGCCGGACGTGGTGGCGGATCGCCGGCCGCCCGTCATCTTGTTGGCGGCGGCGGCCACGGGCCGCGATATGGACGGCATCACGTTCGGCTTTGATGTCAACGAGCAGCTGCTGAGCGGCGGAAGGCGCGCACGTTGCGACCTGCTGGAGGGAGTGCCGGTGCGGGCAGGCTGCGCGGCTTTGCGCTACGTGCCGCCCGCGCTGCTGCCGCACGCCACGCACACGCACCAGATCATCGACTACGTCGGCACGG ctTGGGAGGACATAATCCGTTGCAGTAACGGCAAAGTGCGGTATTTCAGCGATTAA